One window of Medicago truncatula cultivar Jemalong A17 chromosome 2, MtrunA17r5.0-ANR, whole genome shotgun sequence genomic DNA carries:
- the LOC11420052 gene encoding pathogenesis-related protein 10: MGVQTQEYATPAAVPPVRLFKAMSLEFHNLFPKLVEIIQSIEFTEGTGGAGTIKKLTTVEGGETKYVLHRVDEIDETKFVYNFSIIGGTGLADTLEKVSFKSQLVEGPNGGSIRNVHVDYFTKGDYNLSEEELKAGKAKVEGLVKLVEGYLLANPDY, translated from the exons ATGGGTGTACAAACTCAGGAGTATGCTACCCCTGCTGCTGTTCCTCCTGTTAGGCTCTTCAAAGCCATGTCATTAGAGTTTCATAATCTCTTCCCAAAGCTTGTGGAAATAATCCAAAGTATTGAGTTCACTGAAGGAACTGGTGGTGCTGGAACAATCAAGAAGCTCACCACAGTTGAAG GTGGAGAGACCAAGTATGTGCTACACAGAGTGGATGAAATTGATGAAACAAAATTTGTGTACAACTTTAGCATTATTGGGGGCACTGGATTGGCTGACACATTGGAAAAAGTCTCATTCAAAAGCCAATTGGTGGAAGGACCAAATGGTGGGTCCATTAGGAATGTACATGTTGATTATTTTACCAAAGGTGATTATAATCTAAGTGAGGAGGAATTGAAAGCTGGTAAAGCAAAGGTTGAAGGACTTGTAAAGCTTGTTGAAGGTTACCTTTTGGCAAATCCTGATTACTGA
- the LOC11420053 gene encoding ABA-responsive protein ABR17: MGVFTFNDEHVSTVAPAKLYKALAKDADEIVPKVISAAQSVEIVEGNGGPGTIKKLSIVEDGKTNFVLHKLDAVDEANYGYNYSLVGGTGLDESLEKVEFETNIVAGSDGGSIVKISVKYHTKGDAVLSDAVREETKAKGTGLIKAIEGYVLANPNY; this comes from the exons ATGGGTGTTTTTACTTTCAATGATGAACATGTCTCAACCGTGGCTCCAGCTAAACTCTACAAAGCTCTTGCAAAAGATGCTGATGAAATTGTCCCAAAGGTGATTTCTGCTGCCCAAAGTGTTGAAATTGTTGAAGGAAATGGAGGACCAGGAACCATTAAGAAGTTATCCATTGTTGAAG ATGGCAAAACCAACTTTGTGCTACACAAATTAGATGCAGTAGATGAGGCAAACTATGGATATAACTACAGCTTAGTAGGAGGAACAGGGTTGGATGAAAGTTTAGAGAAAGTTGAATTCGAGACAAATATTGTTGCTGGGTCTGATGGTGGATCCATTGTTAAGATTTCAGTGAAATATCACACCAAAGGTGATGCAGTTCTATCTGATGCAGTACGTGAGGAGACTAAGGCCAAAGGAACTGGTCTTATCAAGGCTATTGAGGGCTACGTCTTGGCAAACCCTAATTACTAG
- the LOC11408808 gene encoding disease resistance response protein Pi49, protein MGVFNFEDETTSNVAPATLYKALVTDSDNLIPKVIDVIKSVEIVEGNGGAGTIKKLTFVEDGETKHVLHKVELVDDANLAYNYSIVGGVGLPDTIEKISFEAKLSAGPNGGSIAKLNVKYFTKGDVTPSEEELKSGKAKGDGLFKAIEGYCLANPDYN, encoded by the exons ATGGGTGTGTTCAATTTTGAGGATGAAACCACCTCTAATGTAGCTCCTGCTACACTTTACAAAGCTCTAGTTACAGATTCTGATAACCTTATCCCAAAGGTTATTGATGTCATCAAGAGTGTTGAAATTGTTGAAGGCAACGGTGGCGCCGGAACCATCAAGAAACTTACTTTTGTTGAAG ATGGTGAGACCAAGCATGTGTTACACAAAGTGGAGTTAGTAGATGATGCTAACTTGGCTTACAACTACAGCATTGTTGGAGGTGTTGGCCTTCCAGACACAATAGAGAAGATTTCATTTGAGGCTAAATTGTCTGCAGGTCCAAATGGAGGATCCATTGCAAAGCTTAATGTGAAATACTTCACAAAAGGAGATGTTACTCCAAGTGAAGAGGAACTCAAGAGTGGCAAAGCTAAGGGTGATGGTCTTTTCAAGGCTATAGAGGGTTACTGTTTGGCTAATCCTGATTACAACTAA
- the LOC11415987 gene encoding ABA-responsive protein ABR17 yields the protein MGVFTFNDEHVSTVAPAKLYKALAKDADEIVPKVISAAQSVEIVEGNGGPGTIKKLSMSEGGKTDYVLHKLEAVDEANLGYNYSIVGGTGLDESLEKVEFETSIVAGSDGGSIVKISVKYHTKGDATLSDAVRDETKTKGTGLIKAIEGYVLANPNY from the exons ATGGGTGTTTTTACTTTCAACGATGAACATGTCTCAACCGTGGCTCCAGCTAAACTCTACAAAGCTCTTGCAAAAGATGCTGATGAAATCGTCCCAAAGGTGATTTCTGCTGCCCAAAGTGTTGAAATTGTTGAAGGAAATGGTGGACCTGGCACCATCAAAAAGTTATCCATGTCTGAAG GTGGCAAAACCGACTATGTGCTACACAAATTAGAAGCAGTAGATGAAGCAAACTTGGGATACAACTATAGCATTGTAGGAGGAACAGGGTTGGATGAAAGTTTAGAAAAAGTTGAATTCGAGACAAGTATTGTGGCTGGCTCTGATGGTGGATCCATTGTTAAGATTTCAGTGAAATACCACACCAAAGGTGATGCAACTCTATCTGATGCAGTGCGTGATGAAACTAAGACCAAAGGAACTGGACTTATCAAGGCCATTGAGGGATACGTTTTGGCAAACCCTAATTATTAA